Below is a genomic region from Rosa chinensis cultivar Old Blush chromosome 5, RchiOBHm-V2, whole genome shotgun sequence.
TCGCATTGGGTATTTCACCATCTTGTCAGCTGTTGTATTGCCTTCTTTGAAGATACGAGTGCAGCGAAAATTCATCGGTGAACTTTAGAGAGATAGTTGTGCCAACAAACTCTTAGATTCCATAGAGGAGAAAACGACCCTGAAGTGAAATAAGCAATCACACTAGAAGAATCCCTTTTCAACCAAAGATCAAACCAACCTCTAGCGAAGGCAATCTCAACTTCCAAAATATATAACAATGTGGAGTTCGCCATAAAAGGTAGAATTCCAGCCTAAGAATTGACAGAAGCTCCCTAAAAAGTCACATAATGCATCACCAAAAACTCGTCCACAAGCAGCAGGGCCTGAATTTCCTTTTGACAAGCCATTAGTATTCACTTTAACCCAAGAAAAAATTGGTGATTGTCATAGTACATGCTGGACCTTAGGAGCCTTTCCATGTTTTGGAACAACTCCAAGAGAAGACAATAAAAGAGCATCTAGAACACCCCTATATTAACCAAGAGCaaaaaaaactaatttgttGAACCCAAGCCATTATTGGATAACACATAATAGAAAACATAGGAGACCGATTTTCAAACCTGAGACGATTTCTAGCCTTCCATATTTCCATGAGAGTATGCATACCCACTGCAAGCCACAAATTATAAAGTTGAGGGGAGAAAGGTTTACGACAAATTATTGGATAACACATAATAGAAAACATAGGAGACCGATTTTCAAACCTGAGACGATTTCTAGCCTTCCATATTTCCATGAGAGTATGCATACCCACTGCAAGCCACAAATTATAAAGTTGAGGGGAGAAAGGTTTACGACAATAGCTTACCCAAAAATCCAAGAGAGAGCCAAATGAAGTACCGAGTTCAGTAGCCAACCATTTCCAAATTCGTTGGGCTAAAGGAAAATGCAAAGATATATGCAAAGAGAACTCTGTGAAACTGTAACATAAAAGACAAATAGACACAACATGTATTTCACATCTCTTCATCCGATCATCGGTAGGTAAATGATCATATAAAATGTGCCGAGCCAAGAAAGAGTCATATGGAGGAATGAAAGATCTCAAAATATTAGAAGCTCAATCCTTCAAAGTCTGGTGTTGTCTAAGAGAGTTATACCCATTTGAGAAAGATAACTTGGTGGAGGAAGATGATTCCCAAATCAGCATAGCTTGCTCGTCAATGAGAGGAGGAAAGATCTAAAATTTGTTCAGCCAAAGCCGGCAAAGTGTGGCAAAAGAAAGGAGGAAGCTGTCATGAATGGTTTGAAATAAAATCTGCCACATGAAGATTAATTAACGACCCATCTGAGACGCTCAAAATTTTCAAGATCGGAGCAAGTAgccattttctttccaaaatgaCACTAAAGTACCGTTCCCAGTCAACCAACAATAgttttagagcaagttcacccgtagtcaataAATGTtaaggtcgaaaagtcaaggtgtcgaccagtcaagtaactgttccatgccactggacatgggttttcacccttttttttttcttgaccagttAATACTGTTCATTTTAAATGTTCATTGAATGTTTTCACTGTTCATTTTTtggataattaatgtcagaATTGTGATTACTATTTTTATAATATCGAGCTTAATGGAGATTGTACGCGAAATTATTCAACGATCTCGATAAATGTCAGGATGCTtgaggaaattttcagaaattttcataaagtgaaatcctcaatctaagagttggataataaagtacacgataCGACGAGTTCGTGAGAATTTTTGGGGAATTTTTCGGACATCCGAAGTGTTTAtaatgaattttcaaagtttggaaattatgaaaatgcatttaaataaaagaaaatttctgCGGTGCGATCGTGGCCTTCCATTTTACCACCGGTTCATCCTAGCCATTGAAACAGAGTGAACTCAGGGTTATAAATGCCCTTGATCAGATCAAGGATCAAGATCACGTACAGAGGCTTCGAGGTCTCCCAACTCAAAACCGAGAGCCAACGATCCGATTCCCTAAACCGACTGGCGCTCCACCGTCAGGCAACCTCCGGCCGGCGCACGagcaccatcttcttctcctcatcaTCATCGTTACACTCGTGGTCTTTGATCGTCCATGCACGGGACGAGTGAGGAGAATCGATGGTGAGAAACTTGGAACTTTTCCGGCGAGTTTCTGCAGACTCCGGCCACCGATTTGCTTATATGTGGTATGAAACTTCATCTTCTCATCATGTTCTACATGCCTATGTGATTTGTTTTCGAATTCGATTGGGTTCTGATGATTTTCACTTTTGGGTGACTTCGGCTCCGTCGCAATTCCTCGACACtagcgacttttccggcaattcTGGTCTGGGTTTCGGCCTCGCTTGCAGCTCCATGCGAGATATCACGACCTCGCCTGCATTCCTTGAGATATCACGTCAGTCACGATACCTTTGGGCCGAGCTGGAAAAAAGTCACAGCCTCACAGGCTTGCCTTTTTTCTTGGCCTCGGTCATGAAAAGGCAAACCAAAGCTGGTCAAGCTTGGGCCAGTGGAAGCAAAATTTTCCTTCTGTCCGGTCACCACATCATCAATCCTTGCTGGTGCCCggtcaaaagtcaaaacgaAACCGGTGGACTTGCGTGAGGAGCAAAGGACCGTAGCCTGGCCAAATTGAAGACTCGCGATAATCCAATTACTTTTAGAtaatagggttaattacatataagtgcatatttgaatgtttttttagtcataaggccaccaactaattttttccctcataaggccactagatttaaaatggtgttatattttggatataaaaaccaacatatttacataaatgccactagagtaaacagtcaacaaccattctctctctcctctccggcaaggtctccggtcacctccggccaactccggcTAGGTCTCTGGCCAACTTCCGGCAggtctccggcgaggtcacaaaagctactgtcaccaacaacaaaagctactgttatcAATAAGAGATATGCTCCCAAATATCAAAAGCTACTAACACCgttaacaaaagctactatcacggacacaaaaagatactctcatCAGCAACAAATGGTTACTGTCACCATCACCAGTAATAAAAGCTACTTTCACCATCACCAAAATCTACTAtcatagttgtgaaaatctattacaatagacGTAGAAACATACTGTCAATGTGCTAAAAAGCCATTATAACAAAAGCAACTAACACCAGCTTAAAAAGATACTAACAGAGACATAAAAAGCTACTATCAGCTTGTTGAAAAACCACTATAACAAAATTCTATATAGTTTCGGAACAAAATTCTATATTTAGAAATGCAGtaaacaaaattcaaatttaaagcATCAATTTTCACATGCCCAAAATATCTAATCTCCATATCATCTGATCAGATTTAGAAGAATTTATAGAAACAAAAGTTTAGACTAAAAGCATATTCACTCAGAATTTAAAAACTTTCCAATTCTGTATAGTTTCAGAACAacaaagatttgatttttttctaCATCAAACTGAAAATCCATACGATTAGAACGAGAAGGAGAGAACTCACCGGAGTACTAAGCCCATCGACCTAGGGGAAGAAAGAAACTTCAGAACCAATTTGCAGAAATCGAGAGAGCGTTTGAATTTGCGATTCGAATTTGAAGAAGGTGATAGTAGCTCCAAATCGTCGGAGCCTAGCTCCAGATCCACGACCTCAACTCGCATACTAGATCCACAACCCGCACTCACATACCAGATCCACAACCCGCACTCACATACCAGATCTTGTGGACGACAAGGATGATGATCTGGCCGCTGCGGAAGATGGAGGAGACTCTGACCATAGTCGATGAAGCCATTCCCTCCGGTGACGGACACCGCCTCCGGCCCGGCCGGCATCAGAGATCTCGACAATGAATTCGAACTGTGGAGAGGCTCAATCACTCTCTCCCGGCAGCCCGACGACCAATTTGAATAGTGGAGAGGCTCGATCACTCTCTGCCAGCGGTAGTTAGCTCCGGTGGTCCAAGAGCTCCTGATAAAGGTTTGTGGTTATGGGTATgggggagagagggagggaggaagaTAGAGacggtttgttttgtttgtagaGGGGCAGAATTGTCATCGATGAAATAACTTGAAGATggaagtggccttatgtgtacaaaaaaacTTTAGTGGCCTTATGGCCAATTAAAGTTTTAAAGTGACACTgatgagtaattttctatagaTAATATAGGATAACGAGACTATACATACCCCAATGAGAAAAAGATGTAAGCGATCGAATCCCAAGCTAACTTCAAAATAGCTGCTGAATCAATTGTGGATAAAGCACGAATACCTAACCCTCCTCTTTTTCGGAGCACATACTTGAGCCTAAGGAATATTTGCTAACCTACTGTTTCCCTATAACTCCAGACCAAATAAAATTGTGTTGCCATAGGTTTAACTTCTTGAAAAGATGTAAAGGCCATTGATACACTAAAAAGCTCTGTAAAATACTCTGAAAAACTGATTGCACAAGTTGAGTGCGGCCTACCATTCAAAGAGTCTGCCCTTGCCAACATGTGAGCCTGTATTTTGCCTTATCAGCAATAATTTGAAGACGACATCACGGAGGCTtaccacaaaaaataaaaaaaaactctcaaaTATATGAAAGGTAACCGTTTTGCGCGAAAGATGCGTTGAATAGGTATCCAGCTAGGAAGATACTTAGGTCCAAAATAGAAAGTACTTTTCTCTGCATTAATAAATTGCGCCCCGAGAGGTTGCACTATAACGATTAAGAAACCTTATCAATCATCTGAGAGTAAATTTGGCCCCACGTTTACTACAAGATCATATGCATATAACACATGAGAAGGAGGAGTGCAATTCTTAGGAAAAGAAATTGACTTTAACCAACCAGTCTAGAGTAGAGAAGAAAAGCAATGGCTAAGAGCTTCTTCAGCGAGACAAAACAGGAGTGGAGAGAAGGATCCCCTTGCCTAATACCTTGACCACAAAAGAAAAAACCTTAGGGAGAGCCATTAATTAAAATTGATAACTTTGCCGAATGAAAAATAATGGTGAGCCAGCTCGTGAAAATATTAGAGAACCAAAAATTAATTAAGACTCGGAGTAAGTTGAGATATCACTTCATGCATATCATTTGAAGTGAAATGgttgctttttatttttgaaaatagttacagttcttttttttttttaataaaataaaattgaaactaGTCGTTCTTTTGTATACGGAAATAGTTATTAATTGAAACTTTAAGGTGAAACATGTCTTCATGAAATGTCCTTAGctgatgaaaagaaaaagatataaatatatatgacaTACATTGCTATTGGTTTTTTTAGACTACAGCATTTGATGAAATGTATGTACACATAAACGGCTAATCCATTTCCTTGATGCGCCAAAATAGTGCTAGAGTAAAAGACTGTTGTttattccttctttttcttctttttttttccttttagagATACTGTTTAACAACTGCTCGTTATGCTTGGTGATGAATAAGTTTTGagataatataatatataaaatgTAAATTCAAAGTGATATTGAGGACAGATTATCACACAAGAACCTAAATCATACGAAAGAGAAACAATATCTATAAACAAGTGAGATATCATTTTATCAACAGGTCATTTTCACATGGGAACAAATCCCATTCATGGAAAAAACGACCTAATTTGTGGCAGAGACTCTTCTAAGCTGACCTCTCCTTCTCCCTATTCCActaatattaattaattttctCATTTCTCAGCTTTTCCTTATAAAATTTGGCTGGTAACAAAAGTATAAAGTAGTAAATGAAAATGATAATGACTTCTAGCTCTCCTCCCATTAGTACACCCCTAGCTATCGTTCTCTTTCTATAGCTATATATATTGGATCCTCACAACAAACTCTTCTCAACTCTTCTCTTGGTTCCATCCAAGTACTTGCTTTCTCTAAGTAGTCCGCAATATATCTTCTTCAACCCCATTGCCTGCTGaagtttttttttggtctgaagtaAGTTAGTTATTGTTTATGTGTAATATATGTTTCTAGCTCTAGCTCTTCTCCTCCAGCTAGCTGTTCAATATAATTTTATCATGTTAAATGTGTTTTTATATATTCTCGTTCCCATTGTTTTACATGTCTAAAGCTATAGCTTACGCACAATATCATATCATCTCCCTCTTTGAttgattgtgttttttgtttcccctaaaattgaaatatatatttctttatATTTGTGTTCAGCTTCATGATTTCTGATATTTATCCATGGATATCTTGTAGAAAGTAACTTCAATGGCTGCTGTGGATTCTCTCAACTGCACCAATGAGGTTAGTGAAGTAGGACTATTTGTGTTTATCAAGTAACTATTGTTCCAGAAATAGGTAGCAACTTTCATCAATGTGACCAATCTTCTAGGACCACAGGTTTGTAGCTTAGTCCAACTACCTAGTTACCTTGAAATCCCAGTTTTGGTTCTTATTATTTATCACTAGAGTCTAGAGGCTAGGGTAACTTCTATCTAGCGATACTAacatgacccaaaaaaaaaaaattacctcgATCTTCTGGCTTTTACCATCTATTGAAACTTCTTATTACTAATTATTATTATATGTGGTATTTGGCCCCTGTTTGACCATTACATAAATATATAGACCAATCATGATTTTGTAAAGTCTCAAATATGGCTTTTTGATCTCTACGTTGTCCTCATGAAGCTTTAATTAGCCCTTTTAAGACAAATAGAGGATTTCTTATGTTGATACTTGATAAGCTGTCTTTCATATGTATCAATGGGCAACATTTCAATTTATTATTTCAAATAGTTTTCAATATTAAAAAAAGGTTAGTATTAAGAAATGTAATTCTAACTTCTTTTCAATTCTCTAAAGGAGGTGAGAGATCAAGACAATAAGACCAATGGAGAATCAAAAGCTGTGAGTAGAAACTTCCATGAAAATGAACTGAAGGGGACAACTGCTAAAACCAAGGCGTCCGTTACCAGAAAGAGCACAGGAGGCTGGACTTTTGCAAGTCTCTTGCTAGGTACCAAATTATAGAGGTTCAGAGACTAGATCATTATATCTTAACTTGATTAACTCGAGTATATATGACTGTTTTTATCTGTGCAGTGAATCAGGGGCTAGCAACACTAGCTTTCTTTGGTGTTGGTGTGAACTTAGTTTTGTTCTTGACCAGAGTTCTTGATCAAGAGAATGCCGTTGCTGCAAACAGTGTGAGCAAGTGGACTGGAACTGTTTATTTGTGCTCCCTAATTGGTGCATTTCTCAGTGACTCTTATTGGGGCCGCTACTTAACATGTGCAGTCTTTCAGCTCATCTTTCTACTGGTAAACATTATTCCTCATTTTCAAGTAGTTGGGTATTCTATGATATCTGTGATTTCATGTTGCCACATATACGATCCATCTAAACCATACATTCAAACGTGATCGCGTTCACCTAATCAATGGTCTCAATAAATTTTCGGCCAAGAAACGCAAGGGAACGTTAATTTTTGTTGTACGTCTTGTTATGCTGTTGTCCGATTACGATTTGACTCCATACATTCAACTAATTTCTCAGGGATTGGTGCTATTATCACTGACGTCTTGGCTCTTCTTGTTCCATCCTTCTGGTTGTGGAGATGAAGAACTAGTATGCTCGCCCACATCATCAATTGGAGTTGCTATCTTTTACTCATCAATATATTTAGTTGCATTGGGATATGGTGGGTACCAACCTACTATAGCAACCTTCGGATCAGACCAATTTGATGAGGCAAACCCTAAAGAAATAGCTTCGAAAGCAGTTTTCTTTTCCTATTTCTACTTTGCACTCAATCTTGGGTCTCTTTTCTCGAACACCATATTGGTTTTTTATGAGGATACAGGCAGATGGACTATTGGGTTTGCGGCGTCATTGGGATCTGCTGTCTTGGCCCTATTGTTCTTTTTGTTGGGGACACCAGGGTATAGGTACTTAAAACCGTGTGGCAACCCTTTGCCACGTGTCGCTCAGGTATTTGTGGCTGCTGCTAGAAAATGGGATGTCGTTCCTTCCAACTCAGGGGACTTGTATGAAGTGGAAGGACCAGAATCTGCCATCAGCGGAAGCAGAAAGATTTTTCACAGTAATGAGATTGCGTAAGATATGACTGTG
It encodes:
- the LOC112202272 gene encoding protein NRT1/ PTR FAMILY 7.1 — protein: MAAVDSLNCTNEEVRDQDNKTNGESKAVSRNFHENELKGTTAKTKASVTRKSTGGWTFASLLLVNQGLATLAFFGVGVNLVLFLTRVLDQENAVAANSVSKWTGTVYLCSLIGAFLSDSYWGRYLTCAVFQLIFLLGLVLLSLTSWLFLFHPSGCGDEELVCSPTSSIGVAIFYSSIYLVALGYGGYQPTIATFGSDQFDEANPKEIASKAVFFSYFYFALNLGSLFSNTILVFYEDTGRWTIGFAASLGSAVLALLFFLLGTPGYRYLKPCGNPLPRVAQVFVAAARKWDVVPSNSGDLYEVEGPESAISGSRKIFHSNEIAFLDKAATITNHDLCGPNDPWRLCTVTQVEEAKCVMKMLPIWLCTIIYSVVFTQMASLFVEQGNVMKSDIGSFHLPAASMSAFDICSVLICTGIYRQVLVPLAGKLSGNPKGLTELQRMGIGLLIGMLSMVAAGATEIARLKHVVRGEKISSLSIFWQIPQYVLVGASEVFMYVGQLEFFNGQAPDGIKSFGSSLCMASISLGNYVSSLLVIMVMGITARGKSPGWIPDDLNTGHMDRFYFLLAVLAAFDFVIYVYCAKWYKCINLQDSDEKEIQIMESQEDVVLKKV